TTTTTTAGATGAAATTCCACCCCGAGCGTGCCGCAAAGCGTCCTGCAGAACGACTCCTCACCAGCCGTTTCATCAGGCCTTAAGCCGTGGTCCACATAGACCGCACTGAGCCCGAGGTTGAAATCCTTTTGTAATTTGCCTAAAATAACCGTAAGGCATACAGAATCTGCGCCTCCGGAAAGACCGATAAGGACATGGTCGCCTTCTGAAAGCATTGAATATCTGTCAATTGTCTCTTTTGCCTTTTTTAAAAATTCCATAGTTTTCACTGTTCACTGTTGTTAATTATAACAATCTTTTGACTTTTAGTACTCTCTATGTTAAAAAATCATAAACAATGAAAGGGCTTTGGCAGAATGCACGACTTTACTTATAAAAACTCAGAGCTTTATGCAGAGGGCGTTCCTATCAGGAAGATTGTGGAAAAGGTGGGAACTCCGACTTACATTTACAGCCGCAGCACCCTCATCAGGCATTACAGGGCTTACAGGGAAGCCTTTGACGGTTATCCGCATATTATTTGTTTTGCGCTTAAAGCCAATCCAAATGCTTCAATATTAAAAATCCTCTCAAAAGAGGGCGGCGGCGCGGATGTCGTCTCCGGAGGAGAGCTTTTCATCACAAAGAAAGCGGGCATTCTCCCTGAAAAAATAGTGTATGCAGGGGTTGGAAAAACCGGAGAGGAGATCGCATTCGCACTCAAGTCGCGGATTCTCATGTTTAATGTTGAGTCCGCAGAGGAGTTGAAGGCTATAAACAGGATTGCCGGGAAGCTGAAAGTAAAGGCGCCGGTAGCATTAAGGGTTAATCCTGATATTGACAGCAGGACGCATCCTTATATTTCAACAGGGCTTAAAAAACATAAATTCGGCATTCCGTTGGACGAGGCGCTTGAGCACTACAAGATTGCAGATAAACTGCCGAATATAAAAGTTTTAGGCATACATAAGCACATCGGTTCGCAGATACTAAAGACCGCTCCTTTTGTTGATGCTCTGAAGAAAGTGCTCTCATTTGCAAACACTTTAAAGTCATGCGGCATAGGCATTAAATATCTGGATATCGGCGGCGGGCTCGGAATACCCTACAACAACGGAGAAGCGCCGCCTCATCCTAAAGACCTCGCAAAAGCAATTCTGCCGCTTCTTAAGACATACCCGTTTACGCTTGTTATTGAACCGGGGAGGTCAATAGTCGGAAACGCAGGGATTCTCGTAACAAAGGTCCTTTACCCTAAAAAAGGCTTTGACAGGGAATTCATTATTGTTGATGCGGGCATGAACGACCTCCTAAGACCCAGTATTTATAATGCTTACCATGAAATACTGCCGGTAGTAAAAAAGAATACCGCAAAGATCTTCG
Above is a window of Nitrospirota bacterium DNA encoding:
- the lysA gene encoding diaminopimelate decarboxylase, with amino-acid sequence MHDFTYKNSELYAEGVPIRKIVEKVGTPTYIYSRSTLIRHYRAYREAFDGYPHIICFALKANPNASILKILSKEGGGADVVSGGELFITKKAGILPEKIVYAGVGKTGEEIAFALKSRILMFNVESAEELKAINRIAGKLKVKAPVALRVNPDIDSRTHPYISTGLKKHKFGIPLDEALEHYKIADKLPNIKVLGIHKHIGSQILKTAPFVDALKKVLSFANTLKSCGIGIKYLDIGGGLGIPYNNGEAPPHPKDLAKAILPLLKTYPFTLVIEPGRSIVGNAGILVTKVLYPKKGFDREFIIVDAGMNDLLRPSIYNAYHEILPVVKKNTAKIFADIVGPICESGDFLAKDRKIRRPRQDDLLAVMSAGAYGFSMSSNYNARPRAAEVLVKGKEFFIIRKRETYKDLLHGEKVPGFLK